In one Actinomyces trachealis genomic region, the following are encoded:
- a CDS encoding serine/threonine-protein kinase, protein MTKPQAEASVHPGIAGFTYLREIGTGGSAHVYLYEQQMPRRQVAVKVLDASGNSGAKARIESEANLMARVSTHPAILTINEVGETSDHRPFLVMEYCPPPALSAIIDKDPLSVAEALNITIQIAGAVETAHRAGIVHRDIKPANILFTSYGRPVLSDFGISALSEPDSESELRGMSVPWAPPEQLLGSRVPVPASDIYSLGATAYAMLTCRSPYEVVGGDNGVYELSRRIVKAPLPQITREDVPPSLQRVLATAMAKKPDNRYPNALAFARALQQVESELSLPITTIDILRASTSVEGESDKDDDTAEDTDGGTTRFGVYDVIDVDSTKTQRTNSRSDAADDSTRHEGYEIIEHDVDPDLRLPSVRRLGAVLGAVAAVVALAAGVLLLNDRNTSKVEHTNSNLATIAPGPGDPVGDNAPSPRSVKGSLGTDGRVTFTWNPPTDSWQGSYLYGVDRPGEQPGLLQVNETQVTVDAEPARTCLEVRAVQPNGKASRPVTSCVDTTVQQVVPSPSGQ, encoded by the coding sequence GTGACCAAGCCTCAGGCAGAAGCCAGCGTCCACCCAGGAATTGCTGGCTTCACCTATCTCCGAGAGATCGGAACCGGTGGCTCTGCGCACGTATACCTGTACGAGCAGCAGATGCCCAGGCGGCAGGTTGCCGTCAAGGTCCTAGACGCCAGCGGCAACAGCGGTGCCAAAGCCCGGATCGAGTCCGAGGCCAATCTCATGGCCCGCGTCTCTACCCACCCCGCGATCCTCACGATCAACGAGGTCGGCGAGACCTCCGACCACCGCCCCTTCCTGGTGATGGAGTACTGCCCACCACCAGCCCTCAGCGCCATCATCGACAAGGACCCGCTGAGCGTCGCTGAGGCCCTCAACATCACCATCCAGATCGCTGGAGCCGTTGAGACCGCCCACCGGGCAGGCATCGTCCACCGCGACATCAAGCCCGCCAACATCCTCTTTACGAGCTACGGCCGCCCAGTCCTGTCCGACTTCGGCATCTCGGCACTCTCCGAGCCGGACAGCGAGTCTGAGCTGCGTGGCATGAGCGTGCCCTGGGCGCCACCTGAGCAGCTGCTTGGCTCGCGCGTGCCTGTGCCCGCCTCCGACATCTACTCCCTGGGTGCCACGGCCTACGCCATGCTTACCTGCCGCAGCCCCTACGAGGTGGTCGGCGGGGATAACGGCGTCTATGAACTCTCCCGCCGCATCGTGAAGGCACCGCTGCCACAAATCACCCGTGAGGACGTGCCGCCCTCCCTGCAACGCGTGCTAGCCACGGCAATGGCCAAGAAGCCGGATAACCGTTACCCGAACGCACTCGCCTTTGCCCGTGCCCTACAGCAGGTGGAGAGCGAACTCAGCCTGCCGATCACCACCATCGACATCCTGCGTGCCTCCACCTCCGTTGAAGGCGAGTCCGATAAGGATGACGACACTGCGGAGGACACTGACGGCGGTACCACCCGTTTCGGGGTATATGACGTTATCGACGTCGACTCCACCAAGACGCAGCGCACGAACAGCCGCAGTGACGCCGCCGATGACTCCACCCGCCACGAGGGCTACGAGATCATCGAGCACGATGTGGACCCAGACCTGCGTCTGCCCAGCGTGCGCCGCCTAGGTGCGGTGCTGGGTGCAGTTGCAGCCGTAGTGGCCCTAGCCGCCGGAGTCTTGCTACTCAACGACCGTAACACCTCCAAGGTTGAGCACACCAACTCTAACCTAGCCACGATCGCGCCAGGACCAGGAGACCCCGTGGGCGACAACGCACCCTCACCGCGCTCAGTCAAAGGCAGCCTGGGGACAGACGGACGGGTCACCTTCACCTGGAACCCGCCCACGGACTCCTGGCAGGGCAGCTACCTGTATGGGGTGGATCGCCCCGGCGAACAGCCTGGCCTCCTACAGGTCAACGAGACCCAGGTGACCGTGGATGCGGAACCCGCACGCACCTGCCTGGAGGTTCGAGCCGTCCAGCCCAACGGCAAGGCCTCCCGGCCCGTGACCTCCTGCGTGGACACGACGGTGCAGCAGGTTGTTCCCAGCCCCAGCGGCCAGTGA
- a CDS encoding FHA domain-containing protein: MSTGLTSAGAVQWVGGSWVAAVTPRGVMLLPPTADDAVVTDLWELLRAEGTSMVDLMDALLGNSGGHIGSLPEFAAVLSGEAEAMHVMVRGRPVVFVDGTKLNCDGVETWYETTLESGRDVRVIAPEELHGRTRPVVDAIVSAAALLLGGGKIEGDIIPKAPEPAALAAAPEAAAAKPETAEAEQPEAEVSEGSEVSSTAAPQVKDAFLDAPLPAPALVEESVPAPDETMMAPRIDIEAEAQATEVVEDFQSADSADRVVDSEPLEVVLTGDQIDEVDELSTLTADAEQAESPTEATAESGESSESASSADEAEEPEDKKAEAYKTGDLADDAEAEAEDADGKVETSDERAEVAETKAAAAAQLVDESAKTEAPEAEVAATDEPPRGRGRFGKRMKAAAAAAAAAAGLVAHDSAEAEDLAEATAEEAEAKAKAAVIEDHAEAEQAETQEAEAEESETAEIAEAGVQAEETAVLPVRDTPIGQFPDDEIEYELELEPGAAVVDDFDEGEVRVVTPAAAKPAQKSKSAQEPQDADEVRDGDAVSSTIISHTVDQDLPQALLAELDAEFGVDLDSPSTNELYEDRYVLACPCPKGHANPTSRSKCRICGEDLVLPAQRMVCPALGTVTMSSGEVISLDRDLVVGRQPDVTSFAMGDVPPLAVVVPSPERLISRNHVHIMLEEWAVLVEDLATRNGTILCRDGEDPVRMAPGTSVLIRNGDELVLGDGQSLVFEDLP, translated from the coding sequence ATGTCTACAGGTCTGACCTCTGCTGGCGCTGTCCAGTGGGTCGGTGGTAGCTGGGTGGCTGCGGTCACCCCCCGTGGTGTGATGCTGCTGCCACCAACCGCAGACGATGCCGTAGTCACCGACCTGTGGGAGTTGCTGCGGGCGGAGGGAACTTCCATGGTTGACCTGATGGATGCCCTGCTGGGCAACTCAGGTGGCCACATCGGTTCCTTACCTGAGTTCGCCGCTGTCCTGTCAGGAGAGGCTGAGGCCATGCACGTGATGGTGCGTGGCCGCCCGGTGGTCTTTGTAGACGGCACCAAACTGAACTGCGACGGTGTCGAGACCTGGTACGAGACGACCCTTGAGTCCGGTCGGGACGTCCGCGTGATCGCTCCTGAGGAGCTGCACGGACGTACCCGCCCCGTTGTTGACGCCATTGTCTCTGCTGCCGCTCTCCTCCTGGGGGGTGGGAAGATCGAAGGCGACATCATCCCCAAGGCTCCTGAGCCTGCCGCGCTGGCCGCCGCCCCGGAGGCTGCCGCCGCTAAGCCAGAGACGGCCGAGGCAGAACAGCCCGAGGCTGAGGTCTCCGAGGGCTCTGAGGTCAGTAGTACCGCTGCGCCGCAGGTCAAGGACGCGTTCCTTGACGCCCCGCTACCTGCCCCTGCCCTGGTTGAGGAGTCTGTCCCGGCCCCTGACGAGACCATGATGGCGCCGCGCATCGACATTGAGGCCGAGGCGCAGGCCACTGAGGTGGTCGAGGACTTCCAGTCCGCTGACTCCGCCGACCGGGTGGTTGACTCTGAGCCCCTTGAGGTCGTCCTGACTGGCGACCAGATCGACGAGGTCGACGAGCTGAGCACCTTGACTGCCGACGCCGAGCAAGCTGAGAGCCCCACTGAGGCTACCGCCGAGTCTGGTGAGTCCTCCGAGTCCGCTAGCTCCGCCGATGAGGCTGAGGAGCCCGAGGACAAGAAGGCTGAGGCTTACAAGACTGGGGACCTAGCCGACGACGCTGAGGCAGAGGCTGAGGACGCTGACGGCAAGGTTGAGACCAGCGACGAACGGGCTGAGGTAGCGGAGACCAAGGCTGCTGCTGCGGCCCAGCTCGTTGATGAGTCCGCCAAGACCGAAGCCCCCGAGGCGGAGGTCGCTGCGACCGACGAGCCCCCACGTGGCCGGGGCCGCTTCGGCAAGCGCATGAAGGCTGCCGCTGCCGCCGCAGCCGCTGCCGCCGGACTGGTCGCGCACGACTCCGCTGAGGCCGAGGACCTCGCCGAGGCAACCGCCGAGGAGGCTGAGGCCAAAGCCAAGGCTGCTGTAATCGAGGACCATGCCGAGGCTGAGCAGGCTGAGACTCAGGAGGCTGAAGCCGAGGAGTCTGAGACTGCTGAGATTGCTGAGGCTGGCGTTCAGGCTGAGGAGACCGCCGTCCTGCCTGTGCGGGACACCCCCATCGGCCAGTTCCCCGACGACGAGATCGAGTACGAACTTGAGCTTGAGCCGGGTGCGGCAGTGGTGGACGACTTCGACGAGGGCGAGGTGCGCGTCGTCACCCCGGCTGCGGCCAAGCCCGCTCAGAAGTCCAAGTCGGCTCAGGAACCCCAGGACGCGGACGAGGTCAGGGACGGCGACGCCGTCTCCTCCACGATCATCTCCCACACCGTGGACCAGGACCTCCCCCAGGCCCTACTCGCAGAGCTGGACGCCGAGTTCGGCGTCGATCTTGACTCACCGAGCACCAACGAACTCTACGAGGACCGCTACGTCCTGGCTTGCCCCTGTCCCAAGGGCCACGCCAACCCCACCAGCCGCAGCAAGTGCCGCATTTGCGGCGAAGACCTGGTCCTGCCCGCACAGCGCATGGTCTGCCCGGCTCTAGGCACCGTAACCATGTCCTCCGGTGAAGTCATCTCCTTGGACCGCGACTTGGTGGTCGGCCGTCAGCCTGACGTCACCTCCTTCGCGATGGGTGACGTGCCACCATTGGCCGTCGTGGTGCCCAGCCCAGAGCGCCTCATCTCCCGCAACCACGTGCACATCATGCTCGAAGAGTGGGCGGTGCTGGTAGAGGACCTGGCAACCCGCAACGGCACCATCCTCTGCCGCGACGGCGAGGACCCGGTGCGCATGGCCCCCGGCACCTCGGTCCTGATCCGCAACGGTGACGAGCTCGTGCTCGGTGACGGCCAATCCCTGGTCTTCGAGGATCTTCCGTGA
- a CDS encoding ABC-F family ATP-binding cassette domain-containing protein translates to MAHLLGVENLHLMVGSRILLDGVTLGIEDGTRVGVLGPNGAGKTTFLRALAGLREVEGGRVTRARGTQVVMLTQTDDFVPGTTVVQAVHPGVAEHVWASDPAVRDIHAGLLTDVPLDADVATLSGGQRRRVALAAVLTSTASVIVLDEPTNHLDVEGVDWLARHLRRRFVGAGGRDQGALVVVTHDRWFLDAVCTNIWEVVPGVDPGNGRPQVPGRIETYDGGYAAYVLARAERARQVAVEAQKRENLLRKELAWLRRGAPARTSKPRFRIDAAEALIADVPPPRDSVELMAMATARLGKRVIDLEDVSVSYPRPGASPQAGQREVLHQVTWRLAPGERVGVVGVNGAGKTTLLRLLAGTQEPTSGRVVRGKTVKVATLSQSTHELDALAQERVVDAVAMVGEHVTVGGRELSASQLVERLGFTRQRAWARVGEVSGGERRRLQLLRLLMTEPNVLLLDEPTNDLDTDTLAAMEDILDSFPGTLVVVSHDRYLLERVTDHQVALLGDGAVCSLPGGVEQYLELRRAALEGAADDASTGAVPSAGGAGGAAGLSGAQRREAAKTVARIERKLERADARIEQIHARMEAVSADPGKVGELIELGRELAAAQSERDALEDEWLSAAELLEG, encoded by the coding sequence ATGGCACATCTCCTGGGCGTGGAGAACCTGCACCTGATGGTCGGATCCCGGATCCTCCTGGACGGCGTCACCCTGGGGATTGAGGACGGCACCCGAGTGGGCGTTCTGGGGCCCAACGGTGCCGGGAAAACCACCTTCCTGCGGGCCCTGGCAGGACTGCGTGAGGTCGAGGGCGGACGGGTCACCCGGGCGCGCGGCACCCAGGTGGTCATGCTGACCCAGACCGATGACTTCGTCCCCGGCACCACAGTGGTGCAGGCTGTGCACCCGGGCGTAGCCGAACACGTATGGGCCTCAGACCCAGCCGTGCGGGACATCCACGCTGGCCTGCTCACCGATGTGCCTCTGGACGCCGACGTCGCCACCCTCTCCGGTGGGCAGCGGCGCCGTGTTGCTCTAGCTGCCGTGCTCACCTCTACCGCCTCTGTGATAGTGCTGGACGAGCCCACCAACCACCTAGACGTAGAAGGTGTGGATTGGCTGGCCCGCCACCTACGCCGTCGCTTCGTGGGTGCTGGGGGCCGAGACCAGGGCGCCCTGGTGGTTGTTACCCACGACCGCTGGTTCCTGGACGCCGTCTGCACCAACATCTGGGAGGTGGTGCCGGGTGTGGACCCAGGCAATGGCCGTCCGCAGGTGCCTGGCCGTATCGAAACCTACGACGGCGGCTACGCGGCCTACGTGCTGGCTCGCGCTGAGCGTGCCCGTCAGGTTGCTGTGGAGGCTCAGAAGCGGGAGAACTTGCTGCGCAAAGAACTGGCCTGGTTGCGGCGTGGTGCCCCCGCCCGCACCTCTAAGCCCCGCTTCCGCATTGACGCCGCCGAGGCGCTGATCGCCGACGTACCGCCGCCACGCGACTCCGTGGAGCTGATGGCTATGGCCACCGCCCGCCTGGGCAAGAGGGTCATTGACCTGGAAGATGTCTCCGTCAGCTACCCCCGGCCCGGGGCGAGTCCGCAGGCCGGTCAGCGGGAGGTGCTGCACCAGGTCACCTGGCGGCTGGCGCCCGGTGAGCGTGTGGGCGTCGTCGGCGTGAACGGCGCGGGAAAGACCACGCTGCTGCGCCTGCTGGCGGGCACCCAGGAGCCCACCAGCGGCCGGGTGGTGCGCGGTAAGACCGTCAAGGTGGCCACCTTGTCCCAGTCCACCCATGAGTTGGACGCTCTGGCTCAGGAGCGGGTGGTCGACGCCGTCGCCATGGTGGGGGAGCATGTCACTGTGGGAGGCAGGGAGCTGAGCGCCTCCCAGCTGGTGGAGCGTCTGGGCTTCACCCGGCAGCGCGCCTGGGCCCGGGTGGGGGAGGTTTCCGGTGGGGAGCGGCGGCGCCTACAGCTGCTGCGTCTGCTTATGACCGAGCCCAACGTGCTGCTGTTGGACGAGCCCACGAACGACCTGGACACCGACACCCTGGCCGCCATGGAGGACATTCTGGACTCTTTCCCCGGCACTTTGGTGGTGGTCTCCCACGACCGTTACCTGCTGGAGCGGGTCACCGATCACCAGGTAGCACTGCTGGGTGACGGTGCTGTGTGCAGCCTGCCCGGCGGGGTGGAGCAGTACCTGGAGCTGCGCCGCGCAGCCCTTGAGGGGGCGGCCGACGACGCCTCTACGGGGGCTGTGCCCAGCGCCGGGGGAGCGGGCGGTGCGGCGGGGCTCAGTGGCGCGCAACGGCGTGAGGCGGCCAAGACCGTGGCCCGGATCGAGCGGAAGTTGGAGCGGGCGGACGCACGGATAGAGCAGATCCACGCGCGCATGGAGGCGGTCTCCGCTGACCCCGGCAAGGTCGGTGAGCTGATCGAGCTGGGGCGCGAATTGGCGGCGGCGCAATCGGAAAGAGACGCACTTGAGGACGAATGGTTGTCGGCTGCGGAGCTGTTGGAAGGCTAA
- a CDS encoding 4-(cytidine 5'-diphospho)-2-C-methyl-D-erythritol kinase gives MNHLRAVPDGSGLPERRSSLASVRVEAPGKVNLYLSCGAPTTDGYHPLVTVFQAVRLIERVTARRQCADAVGQITLSLEEPDPRVPLDGTNLAVRAASLLATHADVTEGVDLLLRKRVPVAGGMAGGSADAAAALLACNALWGTGLDSQELMGLAAQLGADVPFPLTGFTALGRGRGDQLSPLMSKGRFTWVFALAKWGLSTPDVFKRFDELVVAGELPDRTGSTEPAPVPESLTTALRAGDLEAVAAGLHNDLQPAALSLRPELENIIATAERAGALRAIVSGSGPTIAALVPDSGAATVARALEALPIVLGTVRADAPVAGARVVR, from the coding sequence ATGAACCACCTGCGTGCCGTTCCTGACGGCTCCGGCTTACCGGAGCGCCGCAGTTCACTTGCCTCGGTGCGCGTGGAGGCCCCCGGAAAGGTAAACCTGTACCTGTCCTGCGGCGCTCCCACGACCGACGGCTACCACCCCTTGGTTACCGTCTTCCAGGCTGTGCGCCTGATCGAGCGCGTTACCGCCCGCCGTCAGTGCGCCGACGCCGTAGGCCAGATCACCCTCAGTCTGGAGGAGCCGGATCCCCGCGTCCCCCTGGATGGCACCAACTTGGCCGTGCGTGCCGCCTCCCTGCTGGCCACGCATGCCGACGTGACTGAGGGGGTGGACCTGCTGCTGCGCAAGCGCGTGCCAGTTGCCGGGGGCATGGCCGGTGGCTCCGCCGACGCCGCCGCCGCCCTGTTGGCCTGCAACGCCTTGTGGGGTACCGGACTGGACTCCCAGGAACTCATGGGCCTGGCCGCCCAGTTGGGGGCCGACGTACCCTTCCCCTTGACCGGATTCACCGCCCTGGGGCGCGGGCGTGGCGACCAGCTCAGCCCCCTCATGTCCAAAGGTCGCTTCACCTGGGTCTTTGCTTTGGCCAAGTGGGGGCTGTCCACCCCGGATGTCTTCAAGCGATTTGACGAGCTGGTGGTTGCCGGGGAGCTTCCCGACCGCACCGGCTCCACCGAGCCCGCCCCGGTGCCCGAGTCCTTGACCACTGCCTTGCGCGCCGGTGACCTGGAGGCGGTGGCCGCAGGTCTGCACAATGACCTACAGCCCGCTGCCCTCTCCCTGCGCCCCGAGTTGGAGAACATCATCGCCACCGCCGAGCGTGCCGGTGCCCTGCGCGCCATCGTCTCCGGCTCCGGCCCCACCATCGCTGCCCTGGTGCCAGACTCTGGCGCTGCCACCGTGGCCCGCGCCCTGGAGGCCCTACCGATCGTCCTAGGCACCGTGCGCGCCGATGCGCCTGTGGCTGGGGCCCGGGTGGTGCGCTGA
- the rsmA gene encoding 16S rRNA (adenine(1518)-N(6)/adenine(1519)-N(6))-dimethyltransferase RsmA has translation MPESLPRNSPQPPAAGLLGPAEVRALSTALGIRPTKTLGQNFVHDAGTVRRIVSSAAVTAQDTVLEVGPGLGSLTLALLETGARVVAVEIDPQLARALPVTIADRMPPAAERLHVVQADALTITSLEALQLPENWMAPTRLVANLPYNVAVPVLLILLASLPSLGSLTVMVQAEVADRLAAGPGSRTYGVPSVKAAWYAAARRTITIGRTVFWPVPNVDSALVELVRREPPSTTASREQVFAVVDAAFAQRRKTLRKALADLAGSPAQAEAALRAAGVNPSARGETLEVTAFAAITETLVVAGALSPQPQTAPQATATAREAAKDEVPATEPTREDQETFQT, from the coding sequence ATGCCAGAGAGCCTGCCCCGGAACAGTCCGCAGCCCCCGGCCGCTGGCCTGCTGGGTCCGGCGGAGGTCCGTGCGCTGTCAACCGCCCTGGGTATCCGTCCCACTAAGACCCTGGGGCAGAACTTTGTGCATGACGCCGGGACGGTCCGCCGCATCGTGAGCAGCGCCGCCGTTACCGCGCAGGACACCGTACTGGAGGTCGGCCCGGGCTTAGGCTCTTTGACTCTCGCCCTGCTGGAAACCGGCGCCCGCGTAGTCGCCGTCGAGATTGACCCGCAACTGGCCCGCGCCCTGCCAGTCACCATCGCGGACCGCATGCCCCCGGCTGCTGAGCGTTTGCACGTGGTCCAGGCTGACGCCCTGACCATCACCAGTCTGGAAGCCCTCCAGCTGCCAGAGAACTGGATGGCCCCCACCCGGCTGGTGGCTAACTTGCCCTACAACGTGGCTGTGCCCGTGCTGCTGATCCTGCTGGCTTCACTGCCTAGCCTGGGCAGCCTTACCGTGATGGTGCAGGCAGAGGTGGCTGACCGGCTCGCTGCCGGGCCCGGCAGCCGCACCTACGGCGTGCCCTCCGTCAAAGCCGCCTGGTACGCCGCCGCCCGCCGCACCATCACCATTGGCCGCACCGTCTTCTGGCCCGTACCGAACGTGGACTCCGCCCTGGTGGAACTGGTGCGCCGCGAGCCCCCAAGCACCACCGCTAGCCGCGAGCAGGTCTTTGCCGTCGTAGACGCCGCCTTCGCGCAGCGCCGCAAGACCCTGCGCAAGGCCTTGGCAGACCTGGCCGGGAGCCCCGCCCAGGCTGAGGCAGCTCTGCGTGCCGCTGGCGTGAACCCCAGTGCCCGCGGGGAGACCCTGGAGGTCACCGCCTTCGCGGCCATTACCGAGACTCTGGTAGTCGCTGGGGCCCTGTCCCCGCAGCCGCAGACCGCCCCGCAGGCCACTGCCACCGCACGCGAAGCTGCCAAGGATGAGGTGCCCGCCACCGAGCCCACTCGAGAGGACCAGGAGACGTTTCAGACATGA
- a CDS encoding resuscitation-promoting factor: MTDSREQTQLGAGDAHASSGLLRGSMLRAAAVAAAVAMTVSGAAYAAALQGQPQAHADTASVLPSAALPAIGEALAADAAVDYTLVIDGQSRSERTGAATWGGALMEAGVAVSTANGDTVSVALDAAPTAGETVTVNHVTVTTEAKEEKDPHRTVEQENDQLDKGERKVKIPGVDGVTRTTYTVRTVGGQEVSREVSALVVATAKVDEVVLVGTREKKPEPKTASGGQAAASGGNAETAGASGDVWAALARCESGGNPSINTGNGYYGMYQFSLPTWRSLGGQGLPSEASAAEQTAIAQKLQARAGWGQWPACARKLGLL; the protein is encoded by the coding sequence ATGACTGACTCCCGCGAGCAAACCCAGCTTGGTGCCGGGGATGCGCACGCCAGCAGCGGACTCCTGCGAGGTAGCATGCTCCGTGCCGCAGCAGTAGCCGCCGCTGTCGCCATGACAGTTTCCGGGGCCGCCTACGCCGCAGCGCTACAGGGCCAGCCGCAGGCCCACGCTGATACTGCCAGTGTCCTCCCGAGCGCCGCCCTGCCCGCGATCGGTGAGGCTCTCGCCGCCGACGCCGCCGTGGACTACACCCTGGTGATTGATGGCCAGAGCCGGTCCGAGCGCACCGGCGCCGCCACCTGGGGTGGTGCACTCATGGAAGCCGGAGTGGCAGTGAGCACCGCCAACGGCGACACCGTCTCTGTAGCCCTGGACGCCGCCCCCACCGCCGGGGAAACCGTGACGGTCAACCACGTCACGGTGACTACCGAGGCCAAGGAGGAGAAGGATCCTCACCGCACCGTGGAACAGGAAAACGACCAGCTCGACAAGGGCGAGAGGAAGGTCAAGATTCCTGGTGTGGATGGGGTGACTCGTACGACTTACACGGTGCGTACGGTTGGTGGTCAGGAGGTTTCGCGGGAGGTCTCGGCGCTGGTGGTGGCCACTGCCAAGGTTGACGAGGTCGTGCTCGTAGGCACCCGGGAGAAGAAGCCAGAGCCCAAGACCGCCAGCGGCGGCCAAGCCGCCGCGTCGGGCGGCAACGCAGAGACCGCTGGCGCCTCGGGCGACGTCTGGGCGGCGCTGGCCCGGTGCGAGTCCGGGGGTAACCCCTCTATCAACACCGGCAACGGCTACTACGGCATGTACCAGTTCTCCTTGCCCACCTGGCGGAGCCTAGGTGGTCAGGGGCTGCCCTCTGAGGCCAGCGCGGCCGAGCAGACCGCCATAGCCCAGAAGCTGCAGGCGCGCGCTGGTTGGGGTCAGTGGCCTGCCTGCGCCAGGAAGCTCGGATTGCTCTAA
- a CDS encoding G5 domain-containing protein, with protein sequence MTYERETDNLDNGLENDRDSGSEDLSSARTCMSASTCSFASTVLRAGVVAAVISMAVSGAAYAAAIKTAPETPTVGSAEAALSLPTIGEATSTPRAAPIAFTVVVDGQSQEASSEATTWGGALLDVGVSVNTTVGDQVSVELDAAPVPGQTLTVNHVSITTDVKEEKDPHGKVEEETDELNQGETKVKTQGVDGLTRTTYTVRTVSGQEIGREVASQVVTSTKTDEVVLVGTREKKTEAPAAESKPSNKQGSNGSSSNSGPSAQSGDSDSAGSSYTPKPSYAASGTSAGDAQATAKAMLSSYGWGESEYSCLVSLWNRESGWNYRASNPSSGAYGIPQSLPGSKMASAGADWQTNPATQIKWGLGYIQGRYGSPCGAWAHSEATGWY encoded by the coding sequence ATGACTTACGAGCGGGAAACGGACAACCTAGACAACGGCCTAGAAAACGACCGTGATAGCGGCAGTGAGGACCTCAGCAGTGCCCGGACCTGCATGAGCGCAAGCACATGCTCATTCGCGTCCACTGTGCTGCGTGCGGGTGTGGTCGCTGCCGTCATCTCAATGGCGGTCTCGGGTGCCGCTTACGCCGCCGCCATCAAGACGGCACCTGAGACCCCAACAGTCGGCTCCGCCGAGGCTGCGCTGAGCCTGCCTACCATTGGTGAGGCCACCAGCACCCCCCGGGCCGCCCCCATCGCCTTCACGGTGGTCGTTGACGGCCAGAGCCAGGAGGCCAGCTCTGAGGCCACAACTTGGGGCGGCGCCCTCCTGGATGTGGGCGTCAGCGTCAACACCACCGTAGGTGACCAGGTCAGCGTCGAGCTTGACGCCGCCCCCGTCCCCGGTCAGACCCTGACGGTCAACCATGTCTCCATCACCACCGATGTCAAGGAGGAGAAGGATCCTCACGGCAAGGTGGAGGAGGAGACCGACGAGCTTAACCAGGGTGAAACGAAGGTCAAGACACAGGGCGTAGACGGCCTCACTCGCACCACCTACACGGTGCGTACCGTGAGCGGCCAGGAGATTGGCCGCGAGGTCGCCTCACAGGTGGTTACCTCCACCAAGACCGACGAGGTCGTCCTGGTGGGCACCCGAGAGAAGAAGACCGAGGCTCCCGCAGCCGAGTCCAAGCCCAGCAACAAACAGGGTTCCAACGGCAGTTCGAGTAACTCCGGCCCCTCCGCACAGTCCGGCGACTCAGACTCTGCGGGCAGCTCCTACACCCCCAAGCCTAGCTACGCCGCTTCTGGCACCAGCGCTGGCGATGCGCAGGCCACCGCCAAGGCCATGCTGTCCTCCTATGGGTGGGGTGAGAGCGAGTACTCCTGCCTGGTGAGCCTGTGGAATCGCGAGTCCGGCTGGAACTACCGCGCCTCCAACCCCTCCTCTGGCGCCTACGGTATTCCGCAGTCACTGCCCGGCTCAAAGATGGCCTCCGCTGGTGCGGACTGGCAAACTAACCCGGCTACCCAGATCAAGTGGGGACTGGGATACATCCAGGGCCGTTACGGCTCCCCCTGTGGGGCCTGGGCCCACTCCGAGGCGACCGGCTGGTACTGA
- a CDS encoding G5 domain-containing protein: MAAAVSLAISSVAYAAVQNEGGQQSFDTRARAALDLNGLDAASTEQGAQAQTVNFTLVVDGVTTQATTRAASWGKALVGAGVSVDGNAGDTVSVPLTEAPTEGATVTVHHVSTSTQTADTTEAHGTVEKQTDTLIKGEKKVETAGVDGVTRTTHQVKTLGGQEVGREAVSSTQVTNKVDEVVLVGTGTPQDVAVAQAGDGTSPASAKAIAKAMLSSYGWGESEYSCLVSLWNRESTWNYTATNPSSGAYGIPQSLPASKMASAGADWQTNPATQIKWGLGYIQGRYGSPCGAWAHSEATGWY; the protein is encoded by the coding sequence GTGGCCGCAGCCGTCTCCCTGGCTATCTCCTCGGTCGCCTACGCAGCAGTACAGAACGAAGGCGGGCAGCAGTCGTTTGACACCCGCGCCCGTGCCGCTCTGGACCTAAACGGTCTTGACGCCGCCAGCACCGAACAGGGTGCTCAGGCCCAGACGGTCAACTTCACCCTGGTGGTTGACGGTGTCACCACGCAAGCCACGACCCGTGCAGCCAGCTGGGGTAAGGCCCTGGTGGGGGCTGGCGTCAGCGTTGACGGCAACGCTGGGGACACTGTCTCCGTACCCCTGACCGAGGCTCCCACCGAGGGGGCCACCGTGACCGTCCACCACGTGAGCACCTCCACCCAGACTGCTGACACCACCGAGGCTCACGGCACCGTGGAGAAGCAGACCGACACTCTGATCAAGGGTGAGAAGAAGGTGGAAACTGCTGGCGTCGACGGCGTCACCCGCACCACCCACCAGGTCAAGACCCTTGGCGGCCAGGAGGTCGGCCGTGAAGCCGTGTCCTCCACCCAGGTCACCAACAAGGTTGACGAGGTCGTGCTGGTTGGTACTGGCACTCCGCAGGACGTGGCTGTGGCCCAGGCTGGCGACGGTACCTCCCCGGCCTCCGCCAAGGCGATCGCCAAGGCCATGCTGTCCTCCTATGGGTGGGGTGAGAGCGAGTACTCCTGCCTGGTGAGCCTGTGGAACCGCGAGTCCACCTGGAACTACACCGCCACCAACCCCTCCTCTGGCGCCTACGGTATTCCGCAGTCACTGCCTGCCTCAAAGATGGCCTCCGCTGGTGCGGACTGGCAAACTAACCCGGCTACCCAGATCAAGTGGGGACTGGGATACATCCAGGGCCGTTACGGCTCCCCCTGTGGGGCCTGGGCCCACTCCGAGGCGACCGGCTGGTACTGA